From a single Populus trichocarpa isolate Nisqually-1 chromosome 17, P.trichocarpa_v4.1, whole genome shotgun sequence genomic region:
- the LOC7484575 gene encoding LRR receptor-like serine/threonine-protein kinase RPK2, with amino-acid sequence MGSSYFLSSVIKWQSFTKLKLFSLFCAFSLSLNGVASFDSDKSVLLQFKNSVSDPSGLISGWNLISTNHCHWNGVSCDANSRVVSLNITGNGNYRGKKSGGGGAILCSGDSIELSLYGFGIRRDCKGSKGILMGKLVPLIARLSELRVLSLPFNGFLGLIPSEIWGMEKLEVLDLEGNLVSGSLPVSFSGLRNLRVLNLGFNRIEGEIPDSLSRCDGLEILNIAGNRINGTIPGFAGRFKGVYLSLNQLGGSLPEDFGYNCEKLEHLDLSGNFLVGGIPSNLGNCGNLRTLLLYSNMFEEIIPRELGKLGKLEVLDVSRNSLSGSVPPELGNCSALSVLVLSNMFDPYQDVNGTRGNGLLDHLSSMDEDFNFFQGGIPADVMTLPKLRMLWAPSATLGGMLLSNWDSCDSLEMINLSHNFFKGEIPHGFSRCNKLRYLDLSSNGLYGELLEEFRVPCMTVFDVSGNALSGSIPSFYSSSCPPVPSTIEYPLNIYDPSSAYISFFAYKAKAGSPTMSLGRNGEISVFHNFGDNNFTGTLQSLPISPVRLGKQTAYTFLAGDNKLSGPFPGILFENCDGLNMMIVNVSNNRMSGQIPANMGPMCRSLKLLDASKNQIAGTIPPSVGELVSLVYLDMSWNLLQGQIPSSLSQISGLKYLSLTGNRIVGSIPSSIGKLQTLEVLDLSSNLLSGEIPNDLVRLRNLTALLLNNNKLSGQIPSGLANVTLLSIFNVSFNNLSGPLPSSNNLMNCSSVLGNPYLHPCHVFSLASPSPDSPGRASEAQSYTSPSGQSQKNRSGGFTSIEIASIASASAIFSVLLALIFLFIYTRKWSPKSKIMGSARKEVTIFTDIGVPLTFENVVRATGSFNASNCIGNGGFGSTYKAEISPGVLVAIKKLAVGRFQGIQQFHAEIKTLGRLHHPNLVTLIGYHASETEMFLVYNYLPGGNLEKFIQERSTRAVDWRILHKIALDIARALAYLHDQCVPRVLHRDVKPSNILLDDDFNAYLSDFGLARLLGTSETHATTGVAGTFGYVAPEYAMTCRVSDKADVYSYGVVLLELLSDKKALDPSFSSYGNGFNIVAWACMLLRQGRAKEFFTAGLWDAGPHDDLVEVLHMAVVCTVDSLSTRPTMKQVVRRLKQLQPPSC; translated from the coding sequence ATGGGTtcctcttattttctttcttcagtTATCAAGTGGCAATCTTTCACAAAACTGaagcttttctctctcttctgtgCCTTCTCTCTGTCACTAAACGGCGTCGCTTCTTTTGATTCTGACAAATCTGTGCTGTTACAGTTCAAGAACTCAGTCTCTGATCCTTCAGGGCTTATCTCCGGCTGGAATCTGATCAGCACCAACCACTGTCACTGGAACGGCGTGTCCTGTGATGCTAATTCGCGTGTCGTTTCGCTTAATATCACTGGAAATGGAAACTACAGAGGTAAGAAAAGTGGAGGTGGAGGTGCTATTTTGTGTTCTGGTGATTCTATTGAGCTTTCACTGTACGGGTTTGGGATTAGGAGAGATTGTAAAGGTAGTAAGGGAATTTTAATGGGAAAGTTGGTGCCTTTGATTGCTAGGTTAAGTGAACTTAGGGTTTTATCATTGCCCTTTAATGGGTTTCTCGGGTTGATACCGAGTGAAATATGGGGCATGGAGAAGTTAGAGGTTCTTGATCTGGAGGGTAATTTGGTATCTGGGTCGTTGCCGGTTTCATTTTCCGGGTTAAGGAACTTGAGGGTTTTGAATTTAGGGTTTAACAGGATAGAAGGAGAGATACCGGATTCACTTTCTCGCTGTGATGGTTTGGAGATCTTGAATATAGCTGGTAATCGTATTAACGGGACAATTCCAGGGTTTGCTGGTCGGTTTAAGGGTGTGTATTTGTCGTTGAATCAGCTTGGTGGCTCACTGCCTGAGGATTTCGGATATAATTGTGAGAAACTTGAGCATTTAGATTTATCTGGGAATTTCTTGGTTGGAGGGATTCCTAGTAATTTAGGGAATTGTGGGAATTTGAGGACATTGTTGTTGTATTCAAATATGTTTGAAGAAATTATTCCACGTGAACTGGGTAAGCTTGGGAAGCTAGAAGTGTTGGATGTGTCAAGGAATAGTCTTAGCGGGTCGGTACCCCCTGAGCTTGGAAATTGCTCTGCTTTGTCTGTGCTTGTGCTTTCGAATATGTTTGATCCGTATCAGGATGTTAATGGTACGAGAGGGAACGGTTTGTTGGATCATTTGAGCTCTATGGAtgaagatttcaatttttttcaagggGGTATTCCTGCAGATGTCATGACTCTTCCGAAACTGAGGATGCTGTGGGCACCAAGCGCAACCCTTGGCGGCATGTTGCTGAGCAACTGGGATTCCTGTGATAGCTTGGAAATGATCAATTTGTCTCACAACTTCTTCAAAGGAGAAATCCCTCATGGGTTCAGTCGCTGCAATAAGCTGCGGTATCTGGATTTGAGCTCCAATGGGCTCTATGGTGAACTTCTTGAGGAGTTTCGAGTTCCTTGTATGACTGTTTTTGATGTTAGTGGAAATGCATTGTCAGGTTCCATCCCCAGTTTCTATAGCAGCAGTTGCCCTCCTGTTCCTTCCACAATTGAGTATCCCTTAAATATTTATGACCCGTCATCTGCCTATATATCATTTTTTGCATATAAAGCTAAGGCAGGAAGTCCTACTATGTCACTTGGAAGAAATGGTGAAATCTCAGTTTTTCATAACTTTGGGGACAACAACTTTACTGGTACTCTCCAGTCCCTTCCTATTTCCCCGGTAAGATTAGGAAAGCAAACTGCTTACACATTTTTGGCTGGAGACAACAAGCTCAGCGGGCCATTTCCAGGGATCTTGTTTGAGAATTGTGATGGATTGAACATGATGATTGTCAATGTTAGCAATAATAGAATGTCTGGTCAGATTCCGGCAAATATGGGTCCAATGTGCAGATCACTCAAGCTTCTGGATGCATCTAAGAATCAGATTGCTGGGACCATTCCACCAAGTGTTGGCGAATTAGTTTCTCTTGTTTATCTTGACATGAGTTGGAACCTTTTGCAAGGCCAGATACCATCAAGTTTGAGCCAAATAAGTGGTTTGAAGTATCTGTCTTTGACTGGTAATAGAATAGTTGGTTCTATTCCTTCTAGCATAGGGAAGCTGCAAACTTTAGAGGTTCTGGATCTCTCTTCAAACTTGCTTTCTGGGGAGATACCAAATGATCTTGTGAGGTTGAGAAATCTGACTGCTCTTCTGCTCAATAACAATAAACTCTCCGGGCAGATTCCTTCTGGTTTGGCAAATGTGACTTTGCTCTCAATCTTTAATGTCTCCTTCAATAACTTGTCTGGGCCTCTGCCATCAAGTAACAATTTGATGAATTGTAGCAGTGTTCTTGGAAACCCGTATCTACACCCTTGCCATGTTTTCTCCCTAGCGTCACCATCTCCAGATTCTCCAGGAAGGGCTTCCGAGGCACAAAGCTATACTTCTCCATCAGGTCAAAGTCAGAAGAACCGGAGTGGTGGCTTCACATCAATTGAGATAGCATCAATAGCCTCTGCATCAGCCATTTTTTCTGTTCTACTAGCTCTTATTTTCCTATTCATCTACACCAGAAAGTGGAGTCCAAAGTCTAAAATAATGGGATCTGCTAGAAAGGAAGTAACAATCTTCACAGATATTGGGGTTCCCCTGACATTTGAGAATGTGGTGCGGGCCACTGGGAGCTTCAATGCAAGTAATTGCATCGGCAATGGGGGTTTTGGGTCTACTTACAAGGCAGAGATCTCTCCCGGAGTTCTGGTGGCAATTAAAAAGCTTGCAGTTGGACGATTCCAGGGAATTCAACAGTTCCATGCAGAGATCAAAACCCTTGGAAGACTCCACCATCCAAATCTTGTCACTTTGATTGGTTATCATGCCAGTGAAACGGAAATGTTCCTCGTATATAATTATTTGCCAGGTGGTAATTTGGAAAAGTTTATCCAGGAAAGGTCCACAAGGGCTGTGGATTGGAGGATACTTCACAAAATTGCTCTGGACATAGCTCGTGCACTTGCCTACCTTCATGATCAGTGTGTACCACGTGTACTCCATCGAGATGTCAAGCCCAGTAATATTCTGCTAGATGATGATTTCAACGCCTATCTATCCGACTTTGGTTTGGCCAGGCTGTTGGGAACTTCTGAAACGCATGCTACAACAGGTGTGGCTGGGACTTTCGGGTATGTTGCCCCGGAGTATGCAATGACTTGCCGTGTTTCAGATAAGGCCGATGTTTATAGTTATGGGGTTGTGCTTCTTGAATTACTTTCAGACAAGAAAGCTTTGGATCCATCATTTTCATCGTACGGGAATGGTTTCAACATTGTTGCTTGGGCATGTATGCTCCTACGGCAGGGCAGAGCTAAGGAGTTCTTTACAGCAGGGCTATGGGATGCAGGTCCACATGATGATTTGGTAGAAGTCTTACACATGGCAGTTGTGTGTACGGTTGACTCCCTCTCTACCAGGCCAACAATGAAGCAGGTTGTCCGTCGGTTGAAACAACTGCAACCGCCTTCATGCTAG
- the LOC7484574 gene encoding uncharacterized protein LOC7484574 produces the protein MTDEKPILALESSRSSASDSSSRSSEVENDIPASPFIQSKQADVGLAQGPILPADVESSQGSVFPAEVPSHNPVINIQVLPPPSPQLHVMGQPGGYDPNRIPSSIFAKPSNPAEWSVASNDSLFSIYMGNGSFSRDHAFMLYKSGELPRFDETGNASTSLSPVIEVENNDRKNEDISIDIKVKEEESTDSEEEESESTAEIRPTKEVPGATEKISNCQEKMHLVEEIRVSFSSSNRSFQFPLLDATSGRSSSFNEVMKKHSSEKHLEQESQPAETPGTTQKAEGNSWFPCFSCCSHGC, from the exons ATGACTGACGAAAAACCTATTCTTGCTCTCGAAAGTTCACGTTCCTCTGCATCCGATTCTTCATCAAGATCTAGTGAGGTTGAAAATGATATTCCTGCCAGTCCCTTTATCCAATCAAAACAAGCAGATGTTGGGTTAGCACAAGGACCGATACTTCCAGCAGATGTTGAATCATCACAAGGATCAGTATTTCCAGCAGAAGTTCCCAGCCACAATCCTGTTATCAACATACAAGTATTGCCCCCACCATCACCTCAACTGCATGTGATGGGACAACCTGGAGGGTACGATCCAAATAGGATCCCATCATCCATTTTTGCTAAGCCTAGTAATCCTGCAGAATGGAGCGTTGCTTCTAATGATTCATTGTTCAGTATTTACATGGGGAATGGTAGCTTCTCAAGAGATCATGCTTTCATGTTGTATAAATCGGGAGAACTCCCCAGGTTTGATGAGACAGGCAATGCTTCAACCAGTTTGAGCCCTGTCATTGAAGTAGAGAACAATGATAGAAAGAATGAGGATATATCAATAGACATAAAAGTGAAGGAAGAGGAATCAACTGATTCTGAAGAAGAGGAATCTGAATCAACAGCTGAGATCAGACCGACAAAGGAGGTTCCGGGTGCAACAGAGAAAATTAGTAATTGTCAGGAAAAGATGCATCTTGTTGAGGAGATTCGAGTTTCCTTCTCCAGCAGTAACAGATCATTTCAGTTCCCGTT ATTGGACGCTACCTCAGGAAGAAGTTCTTCTTTTAATGAGGTGATGAAGAAGCATTCCTCGGAGAAGCACTTGGAACAGGAGTCACAGCCAGCAGAAACCCCTGGAACAACCCAAAAGGCTGAGGGGAATAGTTGGTTTCCTTGCTTCTCTTGCTGCTCACATGGCTGTTGA
- the LOC7467901 gene encoding ninja-family protein AFP3, with amino-acid sequence MAQTEKLQNIETGQHQHNISMSNNLPKELLQRFISGNHYNHRLNGEEGEDDDVELSLGLSLNGRFGVDPKAKKITRSSSIASDFINPTGENGSAFVVSNLESNYLPRTCSLPTETKEELRKRKEMQTLRRMEAKRKRTEKQKILKTVTDKTMGEEDKRENGTNGDHHQKEFLKSFNGFFGVGVEGLSAQAEAAPPLTHESQGTGSSGTTEFESQPLQGMNKYTESRSPVSVQSLSDYEQRSIIAPGLVLGEKSSFPAGVAMEKNGSNKLTVTENGTKEVVRDVLEDMPYVSAKGDGPNGKRIEGFLYQYRKGEEVTIVCVCHGSFLSPAEFVKHAGGGDDVEQPLKHIVVHPSPFF; translated from the exons ATGGCACAAACAGAGAAACTTCAGAACATTGAAACCGGCCAACATCAGCATAATATTTCTATGAGCAACAATCTTCCTAAGGAGTTGTTGCAAAGATTTATATCTGGGAATCATTATAATCACAGACTCAAtggagaagaaggagaagacgACGATGTTGAGCTAAGTCTTGGACTTTCATTGAATGGTAGATTTGGTGTGGACCCAAAAGCCAAGAAGATTACTAGATCATCTTCTATAGCATCAGATTTTATTAACCCAACAGGAGAAAATGGAAGTGCTTTTGTGGTATCTAATTTGGAAAGTAATTATCTTCCAAGGACTTGTTCTTTGCCAACAGAGACAAAAGAGGAGTTGAGGAAGAGGAAAGAGATGCAGACACTTAGGAGAATGGAGGCTAAAAGGAAGAGAACAGAGAAGCAAAAGATTCTGAAAACAGTGACGGATAAAACTATGGGTGAGGAAGATAAGAGAGAAAATGGCACAAATGGTGATCACCATCAAAAAGAGTTTCTTAAGAGTTTCAATGGTTTCTTTGGTGTTGGTGTAGAAGGGCTGTCAGCACAAGCAGAAGCAGCACCACCATTAACACACGAATCACAAGGGACTGGATCATCTGGGACAACAGAATTTGAGAGCCAGCCACTTCAAG GAATGAACAAATACACTGAGTCAAGAAGCCCTGTCAGTGTTCAGTCTTTGTCAGATTATGAGCAGAGATCAATCATTGCTCCTGGATTAGTACTAGGTGAAAAATCAAGTTTCCCTGCCGGAGTTGCAATGGAAAAGAATGGATCTAACAAACTTACAGTCACTGAGAATGGGACTAAGGAGGTGGTGAGGGATGTGTTGGAGGATATGCCATATGTGTCCGCAAAAGGAGATGGTCCCAACGGGAAACGCATAGAAGGTTTTCTCTACCAGTACAGGAAAGGTGAGGAGGTGACGATAGTATGCGTTTGCCATGGAAGCTTTCTCTCACCAGCTGAGTTTGTCAAGCATGcaggtggtggtgatgatgtAGAACAACCCCTTAAGCATATAGTGGTTCACCCCTCTCcctttttttaa
- the LOC7467900 gene encoding uncharacterized protein LOC7467900 gives MENILCSVDNMQETPIKSQIQSKPNNLECITPSMEDQEIDKKSENSSKDLRKSGTPDPLKVPKAFKYPERYRSPTDLMISPITKGILARNKKGGALLPPSWNQPKVQDVETQDVVPFKIEL, from the exons ATGGAGAACATACTCTGTTCTGTGGACAATATGCAAGAAACACCAATTAAGAGCCAAATTCAATCAAAACCCAACAATTTGGAATGCATAACACCATCAATGGAAGATCAAGAGATTGATAAAAAATCTGAGAATTCAAGCAAAGATTTGCGCAAAAGTGGCACCCCAGATCCTCTCAAAGTTCCCAAGGCATTTAAGTACCCTGAAAGGTACCGAAGCCCAACTGACCTTATGATCTCACCCATTACAAAGGGCATTCTTGCAAGAAACAAAAAGGGTGGTGCGCTCTTGCCACCAAGTTGGAATCAGCCCAAG GTTCAAGATGTAGAAACTCAAGATGTGGTGCCTTTCAAAATTGAGTTATAG